In Anaerobranca californiensis DSM 14826, the genomic window CTATGGGAGTAAGTTTGTTCAAATATAAGTTAATTGCCTTTTCTGTCAGTGCCTTTTATGTAGGGGTAGCAGGTTCTCTCTATGCCCACTTTATAAGGTTTTTAGAGCCAACTTATTGGGATGTAGTGTTATCTTTAGATTTACTGGCGATGGTGGTAATAGGAGGTTTGGCTTCAATCGGTGGTAGTATCTTTGGGGCCGCCTTTATTCAAATGGTACCAGATATTATTAGGAAAATCCCCCTTTTCCAAGGTATACCCAATATTAACTTTATTTTAACCGGTGTTGTTTTAATAGTGATGATTATTTATGTGCCAGAGGGTTTAAGTAGGAAATTTTCTTCATCTTTCCATAAAGTGAAAAATAAAGTTTTGCAGGGGATTAAAAGAAAGAGTAAAGATGGTAAATTGGGGGGATAAAGATGGAAATATTAAAAGTTGAAAATTTATCTATAAGTTTTGGTGGGTTAAAAGCCGTTGACGAAGTTTCATTTGCAGTTCCCCAAAAAAGTATTTATGGTCTTATCGGCCCTAACGGTGCCGGGAAAACGACAATATTTAACTGTATCAGTGGCTTTTATAAACCGGATCAGGGAAAGGTTATCTTTTGTAAAGATGATGTAGAAATAGATTTAGTAAAGTTAAAAGTACATCAAATTATTGGTCAAGGGTTAGCTAGAACCTTTCAAAATGTCGAGCTTTTTAAAATGATGACAGTGCTAGAAAATATCATGGTGGGAGAACACTGTAATACTAAAGGGAATATTTTGGCAGAAGGTTTTAGATTGCCTTATATTGTAAAAGAAGAAAAAAGGGTTAAGGAAAAAGCAATGGAAATTATAGAATTTTTAGGTCTTAGAGGGTTAGAAAATTTTCCCGCCGCTGCCCAGCCTTATGGTACACAAAAACTGATAGAACTTGGTAGAGCTTTAATTTCAAGACCAAAGCTTTTGATACTAGATGAACCGGCAGCGGGAATGAACACTACTGAAACTAAAGAATTAGCAAAACTAATAAAAAAAATTCGGGATGAATTTGGGATAACGGTTTTATTAGTGGAACACGATATGGGATTAGTAATGGGTATTTGTGAAAGGATTTGTGCCATAAATTTTGGCAAAAAAATAGCAGAAGGAACCCCTTCGGAAATACAAAGGGACAAACAAGTTCAAGAAGCATATTTAGGGAAGGGGGAAGAAGAATGCTAAAGATTTCAGCAATCAATTGTTATTATGGCTATATCCATGCTTTAAAGGATGTTTCTTTAGAAGTCCCAGAAGGTAAAATTGTAACTTTATTAGGGGCAAATGGTGCTGGTAAAACTTCTACCCTTAAAGCAATATCTGGGATCTTACCAATTAAAAGTGGTAAAATTGAATTTATGGGTAAAGATTTAACAAAATTAACGGTTGAAAAAATAGTTGCAGAGGGAATAGTTCAATCCCCTGAAGGAAGGCAAATTTTCCCAGAATTAACCGTTGAAGAAAACTTAAAAATAGGTTCATATACGAGAAAGGATAAAAAAAATATCCCTGAAACCTTTGAAAGGGTTTATAATTACTTTCCTATATTAAAGGAGAGGAAAAAACAAATTGCCGGTACACTATCCGGTGGGGAACAGCAAATGCTGGCAATAGGTAGGGCTTTAATGGCAAAGCCAAAACTTTTATTGTTAGATGAACCATCTTTAGGTTTAGCTCCTTTGATAGTTAAAAATATCTTTGGAATTATCAAGCAAATCAATGAAGAAGGAACTACCATTTTGTTGGTAGAGCAAAATGCAGTTCAAGCTCTAAATATAGCCCACTATGGTTATATTTTAGAAACTGGAAAAATCGTTCATCAAGGAAAAGCTGAAGATTTGAAAAATGACGATAAAGTAAAGAAGGCCTATTTAGGTGGCCAATAATTTAAGGGTCAGTAAATAAGGGTAATCCTTATATTACTATATAAAAAAGGAGGAAATGCAATGAAAAAAACAGTTAAACTTTTAGTGATTTTATCTATTTTATCTATTCTTTTAACGGCGTGTTCATCAGCTGAAAGGAAAGTAGAATATGCCCAAGGAGTTACCGATGATACCATCAAAGTAGGAACCGTTGCAGTAAGGGAAGGGGTATTAGCCTTTATAGGGGAACCATATTTACAAGGGATGGAAGCATATTTTAAAATGATCAATGATCAAGGTGGAGTAAATGGTAGAAAGATTGAACTAATTCATATCGATGATGAATTTAACCCTGTAAAAGCATTGGAAGCTGTGGAAAAGCTAATTTACGATGAAAAAGTTTTCGCTATCGTTGGACAATTGGGTACACCTGGTGTACTAGCATCTGCCGATGTAGTTAAAGAAGTTGGAATTCCTTCTGTTTACTTTGGTTCTGGTGCTACAGAACTTACAAAACTTGGAGATAATTTTTTCCCAGTTCAACCTAACTATCAATATGAAGGAAAACTAAAGGCTAAATTCGCTGTAGAAGAATTTAAAGCGGAAAAGGTAGTTATTTTATACCAAAACGATGATGTTGGAAGGGATGGATTACAAGGATTTAAAGATGGTTTAGCAGGTCTTGGCAAATCCGATATTTTAAAGGCAGAGTTAGCCTTTGCCGCTACAGATACTGATTTTTCTGTACAAATTCAAAAGATTAATGAAGTTAATCCAGATTTAATTATTGTTTATGCTTTATCCGGTGGTGTAACTAACTTTTTAAAAGAAGCAGAAGATCATTCAATAAATATCCCTATGTTAACATCATACTCCAATGCCGATGCAACATTTTTAGCATTAGCTTCTCCCGGTGCACCAAACGCCATTTTAAACCTCCATGTGTTAGGATGGCTTGATGTCAATGAAGAAAGTTTGAAACCATTAAAAGATGCAATGGCTAAATATTTCCCAAATGGCAGCGCTTATAATGCATATACAATGGCGGGATGGGTAGCAGCAGAAACCTTTGTAGCAGGTCTTAGAGAGGCTGGAGATGATTTGACTTGGGAAGGCTATATCAAAGCTATGGAAAGGATGGTCTTTACCGAAGGATTAGCACCAGAAATTTCTTATAAGCCAGGGGTTCGCCAAGGAGTTACTAAAATGGCTATGAGTAGGGTTATCCGTTTAGAAAATGGAATTTACACCTTTGAATTGGTAACTGATTTTATTGAATACTAAAACTAAAAAGCCTGGGATTTTTCTCGGGCTTTTCTAATAAAAATTAAGATTTAAAAGAAGGGGTGAAAAAATGCCTAAAATAGGAGTTAATGATATCCAAATGTATTATGAAATCCACGGTGAAGGGGCACCATTAGTTCTCATAGAAGGACTAGGATATGCCACTTGGATGTGGTATAAGCAAATAGATGAACTGGCAAAACACTTTAAAGTTATAGTTTTTGATAATCGGGGTGTAGGTGAGACGGATAAACCGGATTGTGAATACAGTATCGAAATCTTTGCCGATGATTTGGCTGAATTGTTGAGTAAGTTAGGTATAGAAAAGACCCATGTATTAGGGGTGTCTATGGGAGGTTTTATTGCCCAAGAGTTTACCTTAAAATATCCTCAAATGGTAGATAAATTAATTCTCTGTTCTACATCCTTTGGTGGACCTAATAGCATCCCTATTC contains:
- a CDS encoding ABC transporter ATP-binding protein, producing MEILKVENLSISFGGLKAVDEVSFAVPQKSIYGLIGPNGAGKTTIFNCISGFYKPDQGKVIFCKDDVEIDLVKLKVHQIIGQGLARTFQNVELFKMMTVLENIMVGEHCNTKGNILAEGFRLPYIVKEEKRVKEKAMEIIEFLGLRGLENFPAAAQPYGTQKLIELGRALISRPKLLILDEPAAGMNTTETKELAKLIKKIRDEFGITVLLVEHDMGLVMGICERICAINFGKKIAEGTPSEIQRDKQVQEAYLGKGEEEC
- a CDS encoding ABC transporter ATP-binding protein — translated: MLKISAINCYYGYIHALKDVSLEVPEGKIVTLLGANGAGKTSTLKAISGILPIKSGKIEFMGKDLTKLTVEKIVAEGIVQSPEGRQIFPELTVEENLKIGSYTRKDKKNIPETFERVYNYFPILKERKKQIAGTLSGGEQQMLAIGRALMAKPKLLLLDEPSLGLAPLIVKNIFGIIKQINEEGTTILLVEQNAVQALNIAHYGYILETGKIVHQGKAEDLKNDDKVKKAYLGGQ
- a CDS encoding ABC transporter substrate-binding protein, with the translated sequence MKKTVKLLVILSILSILLTACSSAERKVEYAQGVTDDTIKVGTVAVREGVLAFIGEPYLQGMEAYFKMINDQGGVNGRKIELIHIDDEFNPVKALEAVEKLIYDEKVFAIVGQLGTPGVLASADVVKEVGIPSVYFGSGATELTKLGDNFFPVQPNYQYEGKLKAKFAVEEFKAEKVVILYQNDDVGRDGLQGFKDGLAGLGKSDILKAELAFAATDTDFSVQIQKINEVNPDLIIVYALSGGVTNFLKEAEDHSINIPMLTSYSNADATFLALASPGAPNAILNLHVLGWLDVNEESLKPLKDAMAKYFPNGSAYNAYTMAGWVAAETFVAGLREAGDDLTWEGYIKAMERMVFTEGLAPEISYKPGVRQGVTKMAMSRVIRLENGIYTFELVTDFIEY